A genome region from Bombus pyrosoma isolate SC7728 linkage group LG14, ASM1482585v1, whole genome shotgun sequence includes the following:
- the LOC122575011 gene encoding uncharacterized protein LOC122575011, which produces MEMEEIYNLTIFPLVMSKFSVQWSTDNHISILTEKGIHIFELIPSPMSPCSTIKFIRSFIYAPSTLPTENLCNKIESKIWGMQREAVYSFIMEESLTPKLSNLKEMVPKIIDLTWSPQNLIHPNKCLIAILTSAGAVTIAYKISKDWYPAYDLSSIRYNFIEQEINTKLKEPKNNSTLFETFKNCLKALQASCFTWSKLFVNFAYFAVAYFNGDIIIYKIPKISDYNEISNPEIIGTIRLNEYIKISALNWVTIDIKKHLIIVGYIDGRIHGLNIEDHDQNMELKFIEKYYDYKDRISISAIRIFPQNDLNIKILVAKGPFLFLFYIEKNGTLKTMEHLQLEGFTISGMTCISTNYALVTTENGLMFSVNTEGNQFLKMKVNNKLSQSHVRYLGCAHSPSFVIFINVTSPNTIYDHLVMKEPTKIHMFCLKHKNWDPSTVLNESKHERLEQLWDCLEAIRMKATRALNPTILLSKVPSNLESLSLHELRVVMWTSVMIQVCEKKKVIQGIGSIAGEISEAQPLIFVHSACNYLMHLESKSSLSEQQKLSICLLKMYLEAYLAGEEDKKVTPFSKHIKDVLKETCKLNLSNIETCNLCGEIINELPWKVTKCSQGHILPRCAITLLQITTMQYKTCPICSLIFHPCLEKEFEETRCLFCDVPALEENRVLDTKCYIPKEKSLCSLQSHTLQMSEDREIDTVVDES; this is translated from the exons ATGGAGatggaagaaatttataatctcACTATTTTTCCATTAGTTATGTCTAAATTTTCAGTTCAATGGTCTACAGATAATCATATATCAATTCTTACTGAAAAAGGAATTCACATATTC GAATTGATACCTTCTCCAATGTCTCCTTGTTcaactataaaatttattagatcTTTCATTTATGCACCTTCAACACTTCCAacagaaaatttatgtaacaaaATAGAATCTAAAATTTGGGGCATGCAACGTGAAGCAGTTTATTCATTCATAATGGAGGAGAGTTTAACTCCaaaattatctaatttaaaagaaatggtCCCAAAAATAATTGACTTAACTTGGTCACCACAGAACTTAATACATCCCAACAAGTGTCTTATTGCAATTTTAACTTCAGCAGGTGCTGTTACAATagcatataaaatttctaaagacTGGTATCCTGCATATGATTTATCTTCTATAcgctataattttatagagcaagaaattaatacaaaactGAAAGAacctaaaaataattcaactttatttgaaacatttaaaaattgtttaaaagcATTACAAGCTTCTTGTTTTACTTGGAGCAagctttttgtaaattttgcatattttgcTGTTGCATATTTCAATGGAGATataattatctataaaattccaaaaatatccgactataatgaaatatcaaatccTGAGATTATAGGAACAATAAgattaaatgaatatataaaaataagtgcTTTAAATTGGGTTACAATTGACATAAAAAAgcatttaattattgttgGATATATTGATGGACGTATTCATGGACTTAATATTGAAGATCATGATCAGAATATGGAGCTAAAatttattgagaaatattatgattataaagaTCGTATTTCTATTAGCGCTATAAGAATATTTCCTCAAAATGACTTGAACATAAAAATCTTAGTTGCAAAAGGTccctttttgtttttattctacattGAGAAAAATGGTACATTAAAAACTATGGAACATTTGCAATTGGAAGGCTTCACGATCTCgg gaATGACTTGTATAAGCACAAATTATGCATTAGTCACTACAGAAAATGGCTTAATGTTTTCAGTTAATACGGaaggaaatcaatttttaaaaatgaaggtaaacaataaattatcgcAAAGTCATGTTCGATATTTAGGTTGCGCACATTCTCCAagctttgtaatttttataaacgtaaCTAGTCCGAACACTATATACGACCATTTAGTAATGAAGGAACCGACCAAAATACATATGTTCTGcttaaaacataaaaactGGGACCCATCAACTGTTTTAAATGAGAGCAAACATGAGAGATTAGAGCAATTATGGGATTGTTTAGAAGCGATTAGGATGAAAGCAACAAGAGCATTAAATCCGACGATTCTTTTATCAAAAGTACCATCCAATTTAGAATCTTTATCCTTGCATGAATTACGAGTAGTAATGTGGACATCTGTGATGATACAAGtttgtgaaaagaaaaaggtcaTTCAGGGAATAGGTAGTATTGCTGGAGAAATATCAGAAGCACAACCCTTAATTTTTGTTCACTCTGCATGCAATTATCTTATGCATCTTGAAAGCAAATCTTCTTTGTCAGAACAGCAAAAGCTTTCcatatgtttattaaaaatgtatttagaAGCATATTTGGCTggagaagaagataaaaaagtaACACCATTTTCCAAACATATTAAAGacgttttaaaagaaacatgcAAACTCAATTTAAGTAATATTGAAACTTGTAATCTGTGCggtgaaattataaatgaactTCCTTGGAAAGTTACCAAATGTTCACAAGGCCATATATTACCTAGGTGTGCTATTACTCTCTTGCAAATAACTACCATGCAGTATAAAACATGTCCAATATgcagtttaatttttcatccatGCTTGGAAAAAGAGTTTGAAGAAACAAGATGTCTTTTTTGTGATGTTCCTGCACTTGAAGAAAACCGAGTGCTGGatacaaaatgttatattcCGAAAGAAAAGAGTTTGTGCAGTTTACAAAGTCATACTCTACAGATGTCAGAAGATCGAGAAATAGATACAGTTGTTGATGAATCTtaa